The following coding sequences lie in one Helicoverpa armigera isolate CAAS_96S chromosome 8, ASM3070526v1, whole genome shotgun sequence genomic window:
- the LOC110372813 gene encoding cap-specific mRNA (nucleoside-2'-O-)-methyltransferase 1, whose translation MNLSDPSDEDTSSDESTVLPAKRTRTDTYGASSTTSHGSALQESDKESPDTPIADGYGSDFQQPGKVLQSYGDRSPEENIRLSRSSLSENCSSPNDQYDDYRPVFDEPEDGEGSGRPGFQDSGDTFYNKNPEQIKNLEEAYSGEYSEKSKRMMMNMGYKPGKGLGKFEHGRVEPVEASAQKGRRGLGAKPSAVGALPQDIKEMAEEPKPQAREEVLWLDRAPDEPLSGDILEQWLRRGPKKLTIDDETEFVDPDILKGVLNSKTIFDSLDDEDLRHARSRSNPYETIGAVIFLNRAAVKMANIDAVFDFNFTKPKKQNGENAIDRKEILYFADVCAGPGGFSEYVLYRKGWRAKGFGFTLKGSNDFKLSDFYAGSPETFNPYYGVKNDGNIFDPANLASLKEHVLKQTDDTGVHFLMADGGFSVEGQENIQEILSKQLYLCQCLAALMLVRTGGHFVVKLFDVFTLFSVGLIYIMYRCFDKVCIHKPVTSRPANSERYLICFWKRLGTEPAEQHLAYVNSLLWSNAERNGDVTQLVPLSVLKEDKNFFEYVYKSNCLLGERQIQNLLKIARYSKDKNLKDGSTQAEMKEQCLALWKLPDSVRTQPDRRGHDDTLSAIRSLIKKPAADSHSLYSFKSNVLNKPPDYLENPADLKTYFKNVYDWNFMFLSSGKNSPDLRIFIGCGGKQVFQLESNSWRNVIDLHLTLPAKTLLYGEVVKEYRGQGNNQIYSKSLHIIDALMLGGVDISGDTLSERINQCNLFCTALNKPFDNQALPIRTKRLYNMDQFESAVNNLEYRGMKRVKRAVTINTPDRINRNDMFYVVGSVLFLKEVKDPWIAVISKTSGKKYFFSVGRDGKHNSEYNIPSDAKMDMISAYTRRVMWPWEPSASAIFDSQTTEHVTRADMEAYVSSAVNK comes from the exons ATGAATCTTTCTG ATCCTTCCGATGAAGACACCAGTAGTGATGAGAGCACTGTGTTACCTGCTAAACGCACAAGAACTGACACTTATGGAGCATCGTCTACAACGTCTCATGGCTCAG CATTGCAAGAATCTGATAAGGAAAGCCCAGACACACCCATTGCTGACGGTTATGGAAGTGATTTCCAGCAGCCAGGGAAAGTTTTACAAAGTTATGGAGACAGAAGCCCAGAAGAGAATATTAGGTTAAGTAGAAGTAGCTTAAGTGAAAATTGTTCTTCACCAAATGATCAATATGATGACTATCGCCCTGTATTTGATGAACCAGAAGATGGGGAAGGTTCTGGACGCCCAGGGTTTCAGGATTCAGGGGATACATTCTATAATAAGAATCCTGAACAAATCAAAAATCTCGAGGAAGCTTACAGTGGAGAATATTCAGAAAAATCaaaaaggatgatgatgaacatgGGCTACAAGCCAGGAAAAGGTCTAGGTAAATTTGAGCATGGTAGAGTAGAACCCGTAGAGGCATCAGCTCAAAAAGGTCGTAGAGGATTGGGAGCGAAACCATCTGCCGTTGGAGCTTTGCCCCAAGATATCAAGGAAATGGCTGAAGAACCAAAACCACAAGCACGAGAAGAAGTA ttatggCTTGATCGAGCACCGGATGAACCGCTATCTGGAGATATTTTGGAACAATGGTTACGAAGAGGCCCAAAAAAATTAACAATCGATGATGAAACAGAATTTGTAGATCCAGATATATTAAAAGGCGTATTAAATTCGAAG ACAATTTTTGATAGTTTAGATGATGAAGACTTACGCCATGCACGATCTCGTAGTAATCCCTACGAAACAATTGGCgcagtaatatttttgaatagagCCGCCGTGAAAATGGCCAATATTGACGCTGTATTTGACTTCAATTTTACAAAGccaaagaaacaaaatggaGAAAATGCAATAGATAGgaaagaaatattatattttgcggACGTATGTGCAGGGCCAGGTGGATTTTCAGAATATGTGCTATATCGCAAGGGCTGGAGGGCAAAAG GTTTCGGGTTTACTTTGAAAGGTTCAAACGATTTTAAACTATCGGACTTCTACGCTGGATCGCCTGAAACCTTCAACCCATACTATGGTGTGAAGAATGATGGAAACATATTTGACCCTGCAAATCTTGCATCTCTAAAGGAACATGTACTGAAACAAACAGATGATACAGGAGTACATTTTCTTATGGCTGATGGT GGTTTCTCTGTGGAAGGTCAAGaaaatatacaagaaatatTGTCGAAACAGCTGTACCTATGTCAATGTCTCGCTGCTTTGATGCTTGTTAGGACTGGAGGACATTTTGTCGTAAAACTTTTCGATGTCTTCACTCTTTTTAGTGTTGGCTTAATTTACATCATGTACAGATGTTTTGATAAAG TATGTATTCACAAACCTGTAACTTCAAGACCAGCTAATTCCGAGCGATATCTCATATGTTTTTGGAAGCGATTGGGTACTGAGCCAGCTGAACAGCATCTAGCCTATGTGAACTCCCTACTATGGAGTAATGCGGAACGAAACGGTGATGTCACACAACTCGTACCTTTAAGTGTCCTCAAGGaagataaaaacttttttgaatatGTGTATAAAAGCAATTGCCT ACTTGGCGAAagacaaattcaaaatttactGAAAATAGCTAGGTATAGCAAAGACAAAAACTTGAAAGATGGTTCTACACAAGCAGAAATGAAAGAACAATGTTTAGCGTTATGGAAA TTGCCGGATTCAGTGAGAACACAACCGGATCGTAGAGGCCATGACGACACATTATCCGCCATCAGATCACTTATAAAGAAGCCAGCGGCAGACTCACACAGCTTATACTCCTTCAAATCAAATGTGTTAAATAAACCACCTGACTACTTGGAAAACCCAGCCGatctaaaaacttattttaaaaatgtctaCGACTGGAATTTCATGTTTTTAAGTAGTGGGAAGAACAGTCCCgatttaagaatatttatag GCTGTGGCGGAAAGCAAGTTTTTCAGTTGGAATCAAATTCATGGAGGAATGTTATTGATTTACACCTGACTTTGCCTGCTAAAACACTTTTGTATGGAGAG GTTGTAAAAGAATATCGTGGACAGGGTAACAATCAAATTTACAGCAAGTCGCTGCACATCATAGACGCCTTGATGTTGGGCGGAGTAGACATCTCTGGCGATACCTTGAGCGAAAG AATAAACCAATGCAATTTGTTTTGTACAGCACTAAATAAACCATTTGATAATCAAGCTCTTCCTATAAGAACAAAGAGGTTGTACAATATGGACCAGTTCGAGTCAGCCGTCAATAATTTGGAATATCGCGGCATGAAACGAGTGAAGAGAGCGGTCACCATCAATACACCAGATAGGATAAACAGAAATGATATGTTCTATGTAGTCGGATCTGTACTATTCCTGAAAGAAGTCAAag atcCTTGGATTGCTGTAATATCAAAGACGagcggaaaaaaatattttttcagcgtAGGCCGCGATGGGAAGCACAACAGCGAATACAATATTCCTTCAGACGCCAAGATGGATATGATAAGTGCTTACACGCGGCGAGTCATGTGGCCCTGGGAACCATCAGCCAGTGCTATATTTGACAGCCAAACAACAGAACACGTAACGCGAGCTGACATGGAAGCATATGTATCCAGTGCTGTTAATAAATAA